A DNA window from Haloactinospora alba contains the following coding sequences:
- a CDS encoding NUDIX domain-containing protein: MPHTFLPPEQWFASLPTAYLASSGLITDESGNVLLVDPNYREHWTLPGGVVEEGEAPNSACAREIAEEVGLRLPVGDLLALQWSAPYGQRPKPFVSFVFDCGRVASDTPILLQEEELDDYAFVPPDSAVDLLHPAIAPRLSAALRARTTGSTQYVE, translated from the coding sequence ATGCCGCATACCTTTCTCCCTCCAGAACAGTGGTTCGCCTCCCTTCCCACGGCCTATCTGGCGTCGTCCGGTCTGATCACTGACGAGTCCGGCAACGTTCTGCTCGTGGACCCCAACTACCGGGAGCACTGGACTCTTCCCGGTGGTGTCGTGGAGGAGGGGGAGGCTCCCAACAGTGCCTGTGCCCGGGAGATCGCTGAGGAGGTCGGGCTGAGGCTGCCCGTGGGAGACCTGCTGGCACTGCAGTGGAGCGCCCCGTACGGACAGCGTCCGAAGCCGTTCGTCTCGTTCGTCTTCGACTGCGGCCGGGTCGCGTCGGACACGCCGATCCTGCTGCAGGAGGAGGAACTCGATGACTACGCGTTCGTTCCCCCCGATTCCGCCGTTGACCTGCTGCATCCGGCGATCGCCCCACGGCTGTCCGCCGCTCTGCGAGCACGCACGACCGGAAGCACACAGTACGTGGAGTGA
- a CDS encoding RNA polymerase sigma factor SigF, with product MTDCGTPHRTRIYQELVELHVPVVRRIARQYRHRGEPEEDLKQVAMVGLIQAIRNFDPDYGKEFISYALPMMTGEVKRHFRDRTWTVRVPRKHQEKRSELNRVTASFSQEYGRSPTVSEIAARLELSTEQTLELIDAASAYSALSLDVPYGSDEEDKTLGDTLGEYDSELENVTDRATLRSALAELPPRDRRILLLRFAGNKTQAQIAERVGLSQMHVSRTLSATLAELRKKLVTEM from the coding sequence ATGACAGACTGTGGAACCCCGCACCGCACCAGGATCTACCAGGAGCTGGTGGAGTTACACGTCCCCGTGGTACGCCGCATCGCGCGGCAGTACCGACACCGCGGTGAGCCGGAGGAAGACCTCAAGCAGGTGGCGATGGTGGGGCTCATCCAAGCGATCCGCAACTTCGACCCTGACTACGGCAAGGAGTTCATCTCCTACGCCCTACCCATGATGACCGGCGAGGTGAAACGCCACTTCCGTGACCGGACGTGGACGGTACGGGTACCGAGGAAGCACCAGGAGAAACGCTCCGAGCTGAACCGGGTCACCGCCTCGTTCAGCCAGGAGTACGGCCGTTCACCGACGGTGTCGGAGATCGCCGCCCGCCTTGAGCTGTCCACGGAGCAGACGCTCGAACTGATCGACGCCGCCAGTGCCTACAGTGCGCTCTCCCTTGACGTTCCCTACGGGAGTGACGAAGAGGACAAGACGCTCGGCGACACGCTCGGCGAGTACGACTCCGAGCTGGAGAACGTCACCGACCGGGCCACCCTGCGCTCGGCACTGGCCGAACTCCCCCCACGTGACAGGCGCATCCTGTTGCTGCGCTTCGCCGGAAACAAAACGCAGGCGCAGATCGCGGAACGGGTGGGACTCTCCCAGATGCACGTGTCCCGGACACTGTCGGCGACGTTGGCGGAGCTCCGGAAGAAGCTCGTCACGGAGATGTGA
- a CDS encoding GAF and ANTAR domain-containing protein has product MHTRSDQSLSPGRIADLVRSLFVGPDMQDALQRIADSAVDLVGGCDYAGVSVTDGEGGIRTLCYTHGVVLKHNTLQSRVAEGPCVDVAEGVEFLHVADLAHEHRWPHYAAEASELPFGSMLLYRLFTRTDVLGVLAMYSDSPDAFPPHTHEVGTVLSAHATAALAASHHIANLNRALKTRETIGQAQGILMERHRMTPDQAWEHLRAVSQDRNVKVAQLAEQISRTGEDPHRTVRSHTASKREKRDNTP; this is encoded by the coding sequence ATGCACACTCGGAGTGACCAGTCTCTATCGCCCGGAAGAATCGCGGACCTCGTACGGTCGCTGTTCGTCGGACCGGATATGCAGGACGCCCTGCAACGTATCGCCGACAGCGCGGTTGATCTCGTCGGTGGTTGCGACTACGCGGGTGTGTCGGTCACTGACGGCGAGGGAGGGATACGCACGCTGTGCTACACCCACGGTGTCGTCCTCAAGCACAACACGCTGCAGTCCCGAGTGGCCGAAGGCCCCTGTGTCGACGTCGCCGAGGGTGTGGAGTTCCTGCACGTGGCCGACCTGGCGCACGAACACCGCTGGCCGCACTACGCCGCGGAGGCCTCGGAGCTCCCCTTCGGGAGCATGCTCCTCTACCGCCTGTTCACCCGAACCGACGTGCTGGGAGTGCTGGCGATGTACTCCGACTCCCCCGACGCGTTCCCCCCACACACCCATGAGGTGGGGACAGTCCTCTCCGCCCACGCCACAGCCGCGCTGGCGGCCTCGCACCACATCGCCAACCTGAACCGCGCCCTGAAGACCAGGGAGACCATCGGACAGGCCCAGGGCATCCTCATGGAGCGCCACCGTATGACACCCGACCAGGCCTGGGAGCACCTGAGAGCGGTGTCCCAGGACCGCAACGTCAAGGTCGCGCAACTGGCTGAGCAGATCTCGCGCACCGGCGAGGATCCGCACCGCACCGTGCGGTCTCACACGGCCTCGAAACGGGAAAAGCGCGACAATACCCCGTGA